In the genome of Desulfovibrio desulfuricans, one region contains:
- a CDS encoding amino acid ABC transporter permease has translation MNSLLVVYNALPSMLSGSLVTVGNVTLSLTMGLLLGVPMAVAQVYGGPWLRRLVALYVWFFRGVPILVLLFLCYGLFISIGVSIDPFFICCIVLGSTSTAYQSQIFRGSIESLPHGQLNAARALGMRESTGICAIILPQALRLSIPGWANEFSILLKDSAICFVLGTQDIMARTSFVAARTHEHLALYATAGVLYFVLTLAVLKLLRRLEQKVHVPGYSSGIGMEGMGMG, from the coding sequence ATGAATTCTCTGCTAGTGGTATACAACGCCCTGCCCTCCATGCTGTCCGGCAGCCTGGTAACTGTGGGCAACGTCACCCTTTCGCTGACCATGGGTCTGCTGCTGGGCGTGCCCATGGCTGTGGCCCAGGTTTACGGCGGGCCATGGCTGCGGCGTCTGGTCGCGTTGTATGTGTGGTTTTTCAGGGGCGTGCCCATCCTGGTATTGCTGTTTCTTTGCTACGGCCTGTTTATCAGCATAGGCGTGTCCATTGATCCGTTTTTTATCTGCTGCATAGTCTTGGGCAGCACCAGCACGGCCTACCAGTCGCAAATTTTTAGGGGCTCCATCGAAAGCCTGCCCCACGGCCAGCTCAATGCCGCGCGCGCCCTTGGCATGCGCGAAAGCACCGGCATCTGCGCCATTATTCTGCCGCAGGCCCTGCGGCTCTCCATACCCGGCTGGGCCAACGAATTTTCCATTCTGCTCAAGGATTCGGCCATCTGCTTTGTGCTCGGCACCCAAGACATCATGGCCCGCACTTCGTTTGTGGCTGCCAGAACTCACGAGCATCTGGCCCTGTACGCCACGGCGGGCGTGCTGTATTTTGTGCTGACGCTGGCGGTGCTCAAGCTGTTGCGCCGCCTGGAACAAAAAGTCCATGTGCCCGGCTATTCTTCAGGAATCGGCATGGAAGGCATGGGTATGGGATAA
- a CDS encoding amino acid ABC transporter ATP-binding protein, with the protein MSVDQQAVLQVKGISKMLGGKPILDNCSLTVNRGELKVLIGPSGAGKSTLLQCINCLIPPDTGEIYLEGQMLDRADRGALCAFRAQVGMIFQDFNLFDHLTAVENVAIALRKVRGMSAADARARAQEELARVGLARRATLYPAQLSGGQKQRVAMARALAMDPKVILLDEPTSALDPELVGEVLAVIRDLASGGMTMVMATHQMDFARALATEIIFMEHGKLIEQGSPAVLLAEGSNTRTRDFCQRLLEMGA; encoded by the coding sequence ATGAGCGTTGACCAACAAGCGGTATTGCAGGTTAAAGGCATTTCCAAAATGCTGGGCGGCAAGCCCATACTGGATAATTGCAGCCTGACGGTTAACCGGGGGGAACTCAAGGTCCTCATCGGGCCTTCCGGCGCGGGCAAAAGCACGCTGTTGCAGTGCATCAACTGCCTTATTCCCCCCGACACCGGCGAGATTTACCTTGAAGGCCAGATGCTTGACCGGGCCGACAGGGGCGCGTTGTGCGCCTTTCGCGCTCAGGTGGGCATGATTTTTCAGGATTTTAATCTCTTTGACCACCTCACCGCAGTGGAAAACGTGGCTATTGCCCTGCGCAAGGTACGCGGCATGTCCGCAGCCGACGCGCGCGCCCGCGCGCAGGAAGAACTGGCCCGCGTCGGTCTTGCCCGGCGCGCCACCCTGTACCCGGCGCAGCTCTCCGGCGGGCAAAAGCAGCGCGTGGCCATGGCCCGCGCCCTGGCCATGGACCCCAAGGTCATACTGCTCGACGAACCTACCTCGGCCCTTGATCCCGAGCTTGTGGGCGAGGTGCTGGCCGTTATCCGCGACCTTGCCAGCGGCGGCATGACCATGGTTATGGCCACCCACCAGATGGATTTTGCCAGGGCCCTTGCCACGGAAATCATTTTTATGGAGCACGGCAAGCTCATCGAGCAGGGTTCGCCAGCCGTTTTGCTGGCCGAAGGTTCAAACACCCGTACCCGCGACTTCTGCCAGCGCCTGCTGGAGATGGGGGCTTAA
- a CDS encoding amino acid ABC transporter permease, translating to MLDQAFFSNELLPALNRGLLVSLALIIPAGTLGFAGGVLLGCARAFGPLWLRRLGNGYTSLIRGVPLAVQLMMIYYALPKLGIFFSPFGAALTSFTLCTAAYQSEYVRGALLSIRQGQVRAAQALGFSQWQTVAWIIIPQAARRALPGCGNEIIYLIKYSSLAYLVTCMELMGQGKVVASDTFRFTEVFIAVGAYYLAMVTLATLLLRWLEDRFRIPGFGAR from the coding sequence GTGCTGGACCAGGCCTTTTTCAGCAACGAGCTTTTACCCGCGCTCAATCGAGGCCTGCTGGTCTCGCTGGCGCTTATCATACCGGCGGGCACGCTGGGCTTTGCAGGCGGCGTGCTGCTGGGCTGCGCCCGCGCCTTTGGCCCGCTGTGGCTGCGCCGCCTGGGCAACGGCTACACCTCGCTCATACGCGGCGTACCGCTGGCCGTGCAGCTGATGATGATCTACTATGCCCTGCCCAAGCTCGGTATTTTCTTTTCACCCTTTGGTGCGGCCCTGACCAGCTTTACCCTGTGCACGGCGGCCTATCAGTCGGAATACGTGCGCGGGGCGCTGCTCTCCATCAGGCAGGGGCAGGTGCGCGCAGCACAGGCGCTTGGCTTCAGCCAGTGGCAGACCGTGGCCTGGATCATTATTCCCCAGGCAGCCCGGCGCGCCTTGCCCGGCTGCGGCAACGAGATCATCTACCTGATCAAGTACAGCTCCCTGGCCTATCTGGTGACCTGTATGGAACTGATGGGCCAGGGCAAGGTTGTGGCCTCCGACACGTTTCGCTTTACCGAAGTTTTTATTGCCGTGGGCGCGTACTATCTGGCCATGGTTACCC